In Thiospirochaeta perfilievii, a single window of DNA contains:
- the dhaL gene encoding dihydroxyacetone kinase subunit DhaL: protein MSIITTENMVNIIKKMGEIIIDNEVYFCELDSVAGDGDFGMSVAKGFKQLNSEWEDISKDNIGSFLKDSGMIITEFCGGASGPIWGSAFRSAGKSAKGKTELNLGEFADLMESAVAGIQKRGNAQLGDKTLLDALIPTAVSLRKSAENGLNFSDAFNKGAEAAREGAEKTKTMTANKGRASYVGERSLNFPDAGAMALGIIFTKLSEFYSNL, encoded by the coding sequence ATGAGTATAATTACAACTGAAAACATGGTAAATATTATTAAAAAAATGGGTGAGATTATCATTGATAATGAAGTATATTTTTGTGAACTAGACTCAGTTGCTGGAGACGGTGATTTTGGTATGTCAGTAGCTAAGGGTTTTAAACAGTTAAATAGTGAGTGGGAAGATATTTCTAAGGATAATATTGGTTCATTCTTAAAGGATTCAGGAATGATAATTACTGAGTTTTGTGGTGGTGCATCTGGTCCTATATGGGGATCTGCTTTTAGGTCAGCGGGAAAGTCTGCAAAGGGAAAAACAGAGTTAAACTTGGGGGAATTTGCTGATTTAATGGAGTCTGCAGTCGCTGGAATACAAAAAAGGGGAAATGCCCAGTTAGGAGATAAGACTCTTTTAGATGCTTTAATACCCACAGCTGTCTCATTAAGAAAATCCGCTGAAAATGGACTTAATTTTTCTGATGCCTTTAATAAAGGAGCAGAAGCAGCTAGAGAGGGAGCAGAAAAAACTAAAACAATGACTGCGAATAAAGGTCGTGCTAGCTATGTTGGGGAGAGAAGTCTTAACTTTCCTGATGCAGGAGCAATGGCTCTTGGAATTATTTTTACTAAGCTATCAGAGTTTTATAGTAACTTATAG
- the dhaK gene encoding dihydroxyacetone kinase subunit DhaK, whose amino-acid sequence MKKIINKPENLVVEMCEGIVAAHPNQLNFKKRYKLLTRKKFNSEKVTLISGGGSGHEPAHAGYVGEGMLDVAVCGDVFASPSTIQVYNAIVDSESKKGTLLIIKNYSGDIMNFEAAVEMADEDDDIKVEKVYVNDDVAVKDSLYTVGRRGVAGSVFVHKIAGAAAEKGLELLEVKEIAEKVIKNVKSIGFALTSCTVPAKGTPTFVLGEDEIEFGVGIHGEPGVAREKVKSSDELALECVERVLKELPNDDKEVVVMINGFGSTPLQELYVFNNSVSKLLKERNINVYDTLVGNYMTALDMAGASLTILKLDEELKSLYDAKADTLAFKK is encoded by the coding sequence ATGAAAAAAATAATAAATAAACCAGAAAATTTAGTTGTTGAGATGTGCGAGGGGATAGTTGCCGCTCATCCTAATCAGCTTAATTTTAAAAAAAGATATAAACTATTAACTAGAAAAAAGTTTAACAGTGAAAAAGTTACTCTAATAAGTGGTGGTGGTTCTGGACATGAGCCAGCCCACGCAGGTTATGTAGGTGAGGGCATGTTAGATGTAGCTGTATGTGGAGATGTTTTTGCCTCTCCATCTACTATTCAAGTTTACAATGCAATTGTTGACTCTGAATCAAAAAAGGGAACACTACTAATTATTAAAAACTACTCTGGAGATATTATGAACTTTGAAGCTGCAGTTGAAATGGCAGATGAAGATGATGATATTAAAGTTGAAAAAGTCTATGTAAATGATGATGTTGCTGTTAAGGATAGTCTCTATACAGTTGGTCGACGTGGTGTTGCAGGTTCTGTTTTTGTACATAAAATAGCAGGAGCAGCAGCTGAGAAGGGGCTTGAATTATTAGAAGTAAAAGAGATAGCTGAAAAGGTTATCAAAAATGTAAAGTCTATTGGTTTTGCCCTAACATCATGTACAGTTCCTGCAAAGGGAACTCCTACATTTGTTTTAGGAGAGGATGAGATTGAGTTTGGTGTTGGAATTCATGGTGAACCTGGAGTTGCAAGAGAGAAGGTTAAGAGTTCTGATGAGTTAGCCCTAGAGTGTGTTGAGAGAGTTTTAAAAGAGTTACCTAATGATGATAAAGAAGTAGTTGTTATGATAAATGGATTTGGTAGTACTCCTTTACAAGAGTTATATGTATTTAATAACTCTGTATCTAAACTACTTAAAGAGAGAAACATAAATGTTTACGACACCCTTGTTGGTAATTATATGACAGCGTTAGATATGGCTGGAGCATCATTAACCATTTTAAAATTAGATGAAGAACTTAAATCCCTGTATGACGCTAAGGCGGATACATTAGCGTTTAAAAAATAG
- a CDS encoding glycerol dehydrogenase has translation MKKILISPSKYVQDNGALANLGEYVLAFGKKALLVASKDDQSRVQHILDEATNKCDFELIYGGFNLECTTEEVQRLININNENSCDVIIGLGGGKALDTAKAVSHSKELPVITIPTIASTDAPCSSLSVVYNAKGEFQEYRFYRSNPDLVLVDTGIISKAPTRFLIAGMGDALSTYFEARACERAFADNIPGGKSTKLAVAAAKLCYETLLEDSLKAIAASESNCVTQALENIIEANTLLSGMGFESSGLAAAHAIHNGLTALEETHKFFHGEKVAFGTLVHLVLENAPKSELDEVLSYCKSVGLPTCLGDLGVNVITDEKVRAVAELSCAENETIHNMPFKVTSDDVFAAIYTADKLGR, from the coding sequence ATGAAAAAAATATTAATTTCACCGTCAAAGTATGTTCAAGATAATGGTGCTTTAGCTAATCTTGGAGAGTATGTTCTAGCATTTGGTAAAAAAGCACTATTAGTTGCTTCAAAGGATGATCAATCTAGGGTCCAACATATATTAGATGAAGCAACAAATAAGTGTGATTTTGAACTTATTTATGGTGGTTTCAATCTTGAGTGTACAACAGAAGAAGTTCAAAGACTTATTAATATTAATAATGAAAACAGTTGTGATGTTATAATTGGACTTGGTGGAGGTAAGGCTTTAGATACTGCAAAAGCTGTTTCCCACTCAAAAGAGTTACCAGTTATTACAATTCCTACTATTGCATCAACAGATGCACCATGTAGCTCTTTATCTGTTGTATATAATGCGAAAGGTGAGTTTCAGGAGTATAGATTTTATAGAAGTAATCCTGACCTAGTTTTAGTAGATACAGGTATTATTTCAAAAGCACCAACTAGATTTTTAATAGCAGGTATGGGAGATGCTTTATCAACATATTTTGAAGCAAGAGCTTGTGAAAGAGCCTTTGCTGACAATATCCCAGGTGGTAAGAGTACTAAGTTAGCAGTAGCTGCTGCAAAACTCTGTTATGAGACACTACTAGAGGACTCTTTAAAAGCTATTGCAGCATCAGAGAGTAACTGTGTAACCCAAGCACTAGAGAATATTATAGAAGCAAATACTCTTCTAAGTGGAATGGGTTTTGAATCATCTGGACTTGCTGCAGCCCACGCAATACACAATGGTTTAACAGCCCTAGAAGAGACACATAAGTTTTTCCATGGAGAGAAAGTAGCCTTTGGAACTCTGGTTCATTTAGTTTTAGAAAATGCACCAAAAAGTGAGTTAGATGAGGTTTTATCATATTGTAAATCTGTTGGACTACCTACATGTTTAGGAGATTTAGGAGTTAATGTTATTACAGATGAAAAAGTAAGAGCGGTAGCAGAACTCTCCTGTGCAGAGAATGAAACAATACATAACATGCCGTTTAAAGTTACTTCAGATGATGTTTTTGCAGCAATTTATACTGCGGATAAATTAGGGAGATAG